A genomic segment from Paramixta manurensis encodes:
- a CDS encoding type IV toxin-antitoxin system AbiEi family antitoxin domain-containing protein — translation MPNYLNWLMQNTLPGQVLLQSWLARNGIDRKLSYLYVQNGWLRRIAHGVYCRTGREPDWVDAVYCLQTQWGKPVRVAGLSSLALQGLAHYTQPGRQQIWLVLPAYVKLPEWFTTFEQSATFVTLYTTGLTVDITQFTTKLSIGDRQLATSVPELAAYEIACGVPTLISFEHADALFQGMNLLSPRKLQALLCASHSVKTNRVMLYLTQRNAHPYFQYLDHSGIETGTGKRQIVPGGWLEPDYQITVPRTFKPEGVEDGSA, via the coding sequence TTGCCAAACTATCTAAACTGGCTGATGCAAAACACCCTCCCCGGTCAGGTATTGCTTCAGTCATGGCTCGCCCGCAACGGCATAGATCGTAAGCTCTCCTACCTCTATGTCCAAAATGGCTGGCTCAGGCGGATCGCGCACGGTGTATACTGCCGGACGGGGCGTGAGCCGGACTGGGTGGACGCTGTTTATTGCCTGCAAACACAGTGGGGAAAACCAGTTCGCGTGGCAGGGCTGTCCAGCCTTGCGCTACAGGGCCTTGCTCACTATACCCAACCGGGCAGACAACAAATCTGGCTCGTGCTTCCTGCTTACGTCAAACTGCCAGAATGGTTTACCACCTTTGAACAATCCGCGACGTTTGTCACGCTATATACAACCGGCCTCACCGTCGATATAACGCAATTCACGACAAAACTTAGTATCGGCGACCGGCAATTAGCGACCAGTGTTCCAGAACTGGCCGCCTACGAGATCGCCTGCGGCGTTCCGACATTGATCTCGTTCGAACATGCCGACGCTCTGTTTCAGGGAATGAACCTTCTTAGCCCGCGTAAATTACAGGCACTGCTCTGCGCCAGTCATTCGGTTAAAACCAACCGGGTGATGCTTTATCTTACCCAACGCAATGCACATCCTTATTTTCAGTATCTCGATCACAGCGGTATAGAAACAGGCACGGGAAAGCGGCAAATCGTCCCTGGCGGTTGGCTGGAGCCGGATTATCAAATCACCGTTCCCCGCACATTTAAACCAGAAGGAGTCGAAGATGGCTCTGCGTGA
- a CDS encoding AIPR family protein, whose protein sequence is MAQLHVRHIKQAVLKDFNHLLAQDDLKNKSDSDKEDAILTRAQMAYVLSFISGCDNEQAANSITDGYLDNGIDSIFYSRVNQVLYFGQSKWRNNGNGSIDVGSVRKFLSGINKIINSNYSRVSDKIKEKQVEIEDALDNVNIKIVFLLCYTGNDKASDDVIEALDDFVENLNDSSDIFSYKIIKQQDIHNSVSAGKKKKIDLEVLLSHWGSVKNPYLSFYGQVAASDLAQWYKSHQENLFSPNIRMFLGSTEVNNSIISTLKSEPEKFWYFNNGITALCDKIVKKAIGGGTKEHGQFCCYGLTIVNGAQTVGSIASANQDIPEKVEHAKVPLRIISLESCPPQLEVEITKKNNTQNKIEKRDFVSLDSNQERLRVEMLMDDKEYKYKSGDVVSNPENQCGLEEATIARACAQSDISLVVDAKSGIGRLWDDIGKAPYTILFNKSLTGPQLWRLIQVYRYIEIRLTHLKKTIEGKERAISVHGNRFITHIVMQSATFDISNGSEKISHSEIEEIYKLCSFAVTTTHKKLNRKYPDSYVANVFKNQMKSADLKELVLKDIIKEMNKKKN, encoded by the coding sequence ATGGCTCAATTGCATGTCAGACATATCAAACAAGCAGTATTAAAAGATTTTAATCACTTACTTGCTCAGGATGACTTGAAAAATAAGAGTGATTCAGATAAAGAAGATGCCATATTAACCAGAGCCCAAATGGCCTATGTTCTATCATTTATTTCTGGTTGTGATAATGAGCAAGCAGCAAATTCTATTACTGACGGTTATCTGGATAATGGTATTGACTCTATTTTTTATAGCCGTGTCAATCAGGTTTTGTATTTCGGTCAATCGAAATGGAGAAATAATGGCAATGGAAGCATTGATGTTGGTAGCGTAAGGAAATTTCTTTCTGGTATCAATAAGATAATAAACTCAAACTATTCCAGAGTAAGTGATAAGATTAAAGAGAAACAAGTTGAAATTGAAGACGCACTTGATAATGTAAATATTAAAATTGTTTTTTTGCTTTGTTATACTGGAAATGATAAAGCGTCAGATGATGTTATTGAAGCCTTAGATGATTTTGTTGAAAATTTGAACGATTCATCAGACATATTTAGCTATAAGATCATTAAGCAGCAAGATATTCATAATTCAGTTTCGGCAGGTAAAAAGAAGAAGATAGATTTAGAGGTACTTTTAAGTCATTGGGGAAGCGTAAAAAACCCATATCTTTCTTTTTATGGGCAGGTAGCAGCATCTGATCTTGCACAGTGGTATAAATCACATCAGGAGAATTTATTTTCGCCAAATATAAGAATGTTTCTCGGGTCAACAGAGGTGAATAATAGTATTATAAGCACATTAAAAAGCGAACCTGAGAAATTCTGGTATTTTAACAATGGTATTACAGCATTGTGCGATAAGATCGTAAAAAAAGCTATCGGTGGAGGAACTAAAGAACATGGCCAATTTTGTTGTTATGGCTTAACTATCGTCAATGGTGCTCAAACTGTTGGTTCTATTGCTAGCGCAAATCAGGATATTCCAGAAAAAGTTGAGCACGCAAAAGTACCATTAAGAATAATATCACTGGAATCTTGCCCACCTCAACTTGAAGTTGAAATAACTAAGAAGAACAATACTCAGAATAAAATAGAAAAGCGAGATTTTGTCTCTCTTGACTCAAATCAAGAGCGTTTAAGAGTCGAAATGCTTATGGACGATAAAGAATATAAATACAAGTCTGGTGATGTAGTAAGTAATCCAGAAAATCAATGTGGGTTAGAAGAAGCAACGATTGCCAGGGCATGTGCACAAAGTGATATTAGTCTAGTTGTTGATGCTAAAAGTGGAATTGGTCGCCTTTGGGATGATATCGGTAAAGCTCCTTATACAATACTTTTTAATAAGTCATTGACAGGCCCTCAATTATGGCGATTGATTCAAGTCTATAGATATATAGAAATAAGACTGACTCATCTGAAGAAGACAATTGAGGGAAAAGAAAGAGCTATTTCTGTTCATGGCAATAGATTTATTACTCATATTGTAATGCAGTCGGCTACTTTTGATATATCCAATGGCTCTGAAAAGATTAGTCATAGTGAGATCGAAGAAATCTACAAATTATGTAGCTTTGCTGTTACAACTACGCATAAAAAATTAAATCGCAAATATCCTGATTCATATGTTGCAAATGTATTTAAAAATCAGATGAAAAGCGCTGATCTTAAAGAGTTAGTATTAAAAGACATAATAAAGGAAATGAATAAAAAGAAAAATTAA
- the mrdA gene encoding penicillin-binding protein 2, with protein sequence MKFRNFEIEEKLFIRRAIVAFGVVTICFGILVFNLYRLQVRQHKYYQTRSNQNDIKMIPVAPTRGIIFDRNGIPLVKNVTWYDITITPYRIEDMKQTLSALTPIVDLTPEDIDNFYHALKQNSRYKPVVLKTELSEEEVARFAVNQFKFTGVTIEPYQDRQYPYGADLAHVIGYVSKINDGDEKRLSEAGIAENYAADHNIGKQGIEGYYESVLHGKTGYQEVEVDNHGRIIRVLKEVPPVAGKNITLTLDLHLQQYVESLVQGQRAAVLIENPRDGGVLAMVSSPSYDPNPFVKGISYKAYKQLLSDKNLPLINRVTQGLYPPASTVKPYMAMSALLTGVITPQTTFFGASTWTLPGTDRRYRDWKKTGHGLLDVTRAIEESADTFFYQVAFEMGIDRIHRMLSEFGYGRPTGIDLNEEYSGLLPSRDWKQKVHKKGWYQGDTVSVGIGQGYWIATPIQMVKALDALINNGHVVTPHLLYAASRGKSVTYYRQATQQQIADPKSPYWSLVRHAMFGMANAPNGTGYKFFHTAPYGIAAKSGTSQVFSLKQNQTYNAKMIPIRLRDHVFYTAFAPFNDPKVAMAFILENGGSDGVVAAPVVRQILDHIFLPPPPPPAAAVQTAGAG encoded by the coding sequence ATGAAATTCAGAAATTTTGAAATTGAAGAAAAACTTTTTATCCGCCGCGCGATTGTCGCGTTTGGCGTGGTGACGATCTGTTTTGGGATTTTGGTGTTCAACCTTTATCGCTTGCAGGTGCGCCAACACAAATACTACCAAACACGATCTAACCAGAACGATATTAAAATGATCCCGGTTGCGCCAACGCGTGGGATTATCTTTGATCGTAATGGCATTCCACTGGTTAAAAATGTCACTTGGTATGACATTACCATCACGCCCTATCGCATTGAGGATATGAAGCAGACCCTCAGCGCCTTAACGCCGATTGTCGATTTAACGCCGGAAGATATTGATAACTTTTATCATGCGCTGAAGCAGAACAGCCGCTATAAGCCGGTGGTGTTAAAAACGGAATTGAGTGAAGAAGAGGTCGCCCGTTTTGCGGTGAACCAGTTCAAATTTACCGGCGTGACCATCGAGCCCTATCAGGATCGACAATATCCCTATGGCGCAGATTTGGCGCATGTCATTGGCTATGTTTCCAAAATCAACGATGGTGATGAGAAACGGCTGAGCGAGGCGGGGATTGCCGAGAACTATGCCGCAGACCATAACATTGGTAAACAAGGTATTGAGGGTTACTACGAATCGGTGTTGCACGGTAAAACCGGCTATCAAGAAGTGGAGGTGGATAACCACGGTCGCATTATTCGGGTGCTCAAAGAGGTGCCGCCGGTCGCCGGGAAAAATATCACCCTGACGCTGGATCTTCATTTGCAACAATATGTTGAAAGCCTGGTTCAGGGGCAACGCGCGGCGGTATTAATCGAGAACCCGCGTGATGGCGGCGTACTGGCGATGGTTTCCAGCCCCAGCTATGACCCCAACCCGTTTGTGAAGGGGATCAGCTACAAAGCGTATAAGCAACTGCTGTCCGATAAAAACCTGCCGCTCATCAACCGCGTTACCCAGGGACTCTATCCGCCAGCGTCGACGGTGAAGCCCTATATGGCGATGTCTGCGTTATTGACCGGCGTTATCACACCGCAAACCACCTTTTTTGGCGCGTCGACCTGGACGCTACCGGGCACCGATCGGCGCTATCGTGACTGGAAGAAAACCGGCCACGGCCTGCTAGATGTGACCCGCGCGATTGAAGAGTCGGCAGATACCTTTTTCTATCAGGTAGCGTTTGAGATGGGTATCGATCGTATCCATCGGATGTTAAGTGAGTTTGGTTACGGCAGGCCAACCGGTATCGATCTTAACGAAGAATACAGCGGGTTGCTGCCCAGCCGTGACTGGAAGCAGAAAGTGCATAAAAAAGGGTGGTATCAGGGGGATACGGTCTCGGTCGGCATTGGGCAGGGGTACTGGATCGCCACGCCGATTCAAATGGTGAAGGCGCTCGACGCGCTGATTAATAACGGGCATGTGGTGACGCCACATTTACTGTATGCCGCGTCGCGCGGTAAGAGCGTGACGTATTATCGGCAAGCGACGCAGCAGCAAATTGCCGATCCGAAATCGCCTTACTGGAGCTTAGTGCGGCATGCGATGTTTGGCATGGCGAATGCGCCGAATGGTACTGGCTATAAGTTTTTCCATACCGCACCTTACGGCATTGCCGCTAAGAGTGGAACTTCACAGGTCTTTAGCCTGAAACAAAACCAGACCTATAACGCTAAAATGATTCCGATTCGGTTGCGCGATCACGTGTTTTATACCGCGTTTGCGCCGTTTAACGACCCTAAAGTTGCGATGGCATTTATTCTCGAAAACGGCGGTAGCGATGGGGTGGTGGCTGCACCGGTGGTGCGGCAAATTCTCGACCATATCTTCTTGCCACCGCCTCCTCCTCCGGCAGCGGCGGTGCAAACCGCAGGCGCTGGATAA
- the ftnA gene encoding non-heme ferritin gives MLTNEMTAKLNDQLNLEFFSANLYLQMSAWCSDKGFEGAAAFLKQHSREEMEHMQRLFDYLSDTGAMPVLGSIAAPPVAFNSLSEVFQQTYEHEQLITRKINELAHAAMTSQDYSTFHFLQWYVAEQHEEEKLFKSVLDKLALVGNSGNSLFFIDKDLAKMNTENHGPSA, from the coding sequence ATGCTAACCAACGAAATGACCGCCAAATTGAATGACCAGCTTAACCTGGAGTTCTTTTCCGCTAACCTCTATCTGCAAATGAGCGCCTGGTGCAGCGATAAGGGTTTTGAAGGCGCCGCCGCGTTTTTAAAACAGCACTCGCGTGAAGAGATGGAACACATGCAGCGTCTGTTTGATTATTTAAGCGATACCGGCGCAATGCCAGTGCTGGGCAGCATTGCCGCGCCGCCGGTTGCCTTTAACTCTCTGAGTGAAGTGTTTCAGCAAACTTACGAACATGAGCAGCTGATTACCCGTAAAATTAATGAGTTAGCGCATGCCGCAATGACGTCGCAAGATTATTCCACCTTCCATTTCCTGCAATGGTATGTGGCAGAACAGCATGAAGAAGAGAAATTGTTCAAATCGGTGCTGGATAAACTGGCGTTGGTGGGTAACAGCGGTAACAGCTTGTTCTTTATTGATAAAGACCTGGCGAAAATGAATACCGAAAACCACGGCCCATCAGCCTAA
- the fucP gene encoding L-fucose:H+ symporter permease — MFAGKNTLTGQPEKSAPISYRWPFMLVTSLFFMWGLSYGLLDVLNKHFQLTLHVNKAQSGLLQAAYFGAYFIVALPAGFFMDKRGYRAGIILGLLCYAVGALLFIPAAAANSFALFLFALFVIASGLGCLETAANPFATVLGDSSGAERRLNLAQSFNGLGQFLGPMIGGSLFFTAGQQTSSAQDSVKFTYVGIAVLVLLIAFLFYRTNMPDIREQGDARDIERGVTRPLWQHKHFTGGVIAQFFYIAAQVGVGAFFINYVTEHWQNISNAYASYLLSVGLICFMVGRFVSTWLMGRIRPATLLSAYALINIVLCVLVVAGIPGVAVPALIAVFFFMSIMFPTIFAMGVKNMGAQTKRASSIMIMSIVGGAIMPWCMGALADRFGTAIAYTLPVICFVVVLVYGLSQRKAEA, encoded by the coding sequence ATGTTTGCAGGAAAAAATACGCTGACCGGCCAACCGGAAAAGTCGGCGCCAATCAGTTATCGCTGGCCGTTTATGCTGGTGACCAGTCTGTTTTTTATGTGGGGGTTATCGTATGGCCTGCTGGATGTGCTGAATAAGCACTTCCAATTGACGCTACACGTTAACAAAGCGCAGTCCGGTTTGTTACAGGCGGCCTATTTCGGTGCCTATTTTATCGTGGCATTACCGGCGGGTTTCTTTATGGATAAGCGTGGCTATCGCGCCGGGATTATCCTTGGCCTGCTGTGCTATGCGGTGGGCGCGTTGCTGTTTATCCCGGCAGCGGCGGCGAACAGTTTTGCGCTGTTCCTGTTTGCCTTGTTTGTCATCGCCTCTGGCCTTGGCTGCCTTGAAACCGCCGCCAACCCGTTTGCGACGGTATTGGGCGACTCGTCTGGCGCGGAACGCCGTCTGAACCTGGCGCAATCTTTCAATGGGCTCGGACAGTTTCTCGGCCCGATGATTGGCGGCTCGTTGTTCTTTACCGCCGGGCAACAGACCAGTAGCGCACAGGACTCGGTCAAATTTACCTATGTCGGGATCGCGGTATTGGTGTTGTTGATCGCCTTCCTGTTTTACCGCACCAACATGCCGGATATTCGTGAGCAGGGCGACGCGCGCGATATTGAGCGCGGCGTAACGCGTCCGCTTTGGCAGCATAAGCACTTTACCGGCGGGGTTATCGCTCAGTTCTTCTACATTGCCGCACAGGTCGGCGTGGGCGCCTTCTTTATTAACTACGTGACGGAACACTGGCAGAACATCAGCAACGCTTACGCCTCTTATTTACTGTCGGTGGGGTTGATTTGTTTTATGGTTGGACGCTTTGTCAGTACCTGGCTGATGGGCCGCATTCGCCCGGCTACGCTGCTAAGCGCCTATGCGTTAATTAATATCGTGCTCTGTGTACTGGTGGTGGCGGGCATACCCGGTGTGGCGGTACCGGCGCTGATTGCGGTGTTCTTCTTTATGTCGATCATGTTCCCAACCATCTTTGCGATGGGGGTGAAAAATATGGGGGCGCAAACCAAACGCGCCAGCTCTATCATGATCATGTCGATTGTTGGCGGAGCGATTATGCCGTGGTGTATGGGCGCGTTGGCCGATCGTTTTGGCACCGCAATTGCTTACACGTTGCCGGTAATCTGTTTTGTGGTGGTGCTGGTTTACGGGTTGAGCCAGCGTAAGGCAGAGGCTTAA
- a CDS encoding L-rhamnose mutarotase, whose amino-acid sequence MSRRFCQALDLVDDPQLIAEYEAHHQRIWPAVAAAMRQFGIVDMEIYRLGNRLFMVVEVNQQFNGQQYAEHCQQVAEIQAWEALMWKYQRPTPWTADGEKWAPMRRIFALSEQPE is encoded by the coding sequence ATGAGTCGGCGTTTCTGTCAGGCGCTCGATCTGGTCGACGATCCGCAATTAATCGCCGAATACGAAGCGCACCATCAGCGCATCTGGCCGGCGGTAGCGGCGGCGATGCGCCAGTTCGGTATTGTCGATATGGAAATTTACCGCCTCGGTAACCGGTTATTTATGGTGGTCGAGGTTAATCAGCAGTTTAACGGGCAGCAGTATGCAGAGCATTGCCAACAGGTTGCGGAGATTCAGGCGTGGGAGGCGCTGATGTGGAAATATCAGCGCCCGACACCCTGGACGGCTGACGGAGAGAAATGGGCGCCGATGCGGCGCATTTTCGCCCTCAGCGAACAACCGGAATGA
- a CDS encoding SDR family oxidoreductase: protein MNLFLDNKVVIVTGGGSGIGAAISLQLAEEGATPVIVANKTPDARFMAQLQERQPQAWFIAAELSDERQCQQAVDEVLKRFGRIDGLVNNAGVNDGIGLEEGREAFVGSLEKNLIHYYQMVHYSLDALRKSRGAIVNISSKTALTGQGNTSGYSASKGAILALTREWAASLLSDGIRVNAVIPAEVMTPLYESWIATFSQPEEKLAQITARIPLGQRMTTPEEIANTVVFALSPRASHTTGQWLFVDGGYVHLDRAIGE from the coding sequence ATGAATTTGTTTTTGGATAACAAGGTGGTGATTGTCACCGGCGGCGGTTCCGGTATTGGTGCCGCTATCAGCCTGCAACTGGCGGAAGAGGGCGCAACGCCAGTTATCGTTGCCAATAAAACCCCCGACGCACGTTTTATGGCGCAGCTACAGGAACGCCAGCCACAGGCGTGGTTTATCGCCGCTGAACTCAGCGATGAGCGCCAGTGCCAGCAGGCGGTTGATGAGGTTCTTAAACGCTTCGGACGTATTGACGGTTTGGTGAATAACGCTGGCGTCAACGATGGTATCGGCCTGGAAGAGGGGCGCGAAGCCTTCGTCGGCTCGCTGGAGAAAAACCTGATCCATTACTACCAAATGGTGCATTACAGCCTTGATGCGTTACGTAAAAGCCGTGGCGCGATTGTGAATATCAGCTCGAAAACCGCGCTAACCGGGCAGGGGAACACCAGTGGGTATAGCGCGTCGAAAGGCGCCATTCTGGCGCTGACTCGCGAGTGGGCGGCTTCGTTACTCAGCGATGGAATCCGGGTGAATGCGGTGATCCCGGCGGAAGTGATGACGCCGCTGTATGAAAGTTGGATCGCCACCTTCAGCCAGCCGGAGGAGAAATTGGCGCAAATTACCGCGCGGATCCCGCTGGGCCAGCGTATGACCACGCCGGAAGAGATTGCCAATACGGTGGTGTTCGCCCTCTCGCCACGCGCTTCGCATACCACCGGACAATGGCTGTTTGTTGACGGCGGCTATGTGCACCTTGATCGGGCGATTGGCGAATGA
- a CDS encoding amidohydrolase family protein: MPRIDAHQHFWHYQPEAFPWIDSPRLARDFMPPQLTPLLDAHAIDGSIAVQARPCEPETDWLLTLAEQETRIKGVVGWVDVTSPQLTERLARWSQPALCGFRHLVQDEIDPAGWLARPEVARGINQLQRAGYCWDLLVTWRDLNAAAEFAGRHDAHWLVLDHCGKPDIARGARHWAEQVAPLAALPHVACKLSGLITEAGQGWQPETLLPFIDAALSLFGPERLMFGSDWPVCRLAGDYAQVHSLCEQAIGGLSADEQDAIRGGTASRIYQLEV, encoded by the coding sequence CTGCCGCGGATCGATGCGCATCAGCATTTCTGGCATTACCAGCCGGAGGCCTTCCCGTGGATCGACTCCCCGCGTCTGGCGCGCGATTTTATGCCGCCGCAATTGACGCCCTTGCTGGATGCCCACGCGATCGACGGCAGCATTGCGGTACAAGCGCGCCCCTGCGAGCCGGAAACCGACTGGCTGTTAACGCTCGCCGAACAGGAGACGCGCATTAAAGGCGTGGTGGGGTGGGTGGATGTCACATCACCGCAACTGACGGAGCGGCTGGCGCGCTGGTCACAGCCTGCGTTATGCGGTTTTCGCCACCTGGTACAGGATGAAATCGATCCGGCGGGCTGGCTGGCGCGGCCAGAGGTGGCGCGGGGGATCAACCAGCTCCAGCGCGCAGGCTATTGTTGGGATCTCTTGGTCACCTGGCGCGACTTAAACGCCGCGGCTGAGTTTGCAGGTCGGCATGATGCGCACTGGTTGGTGCTGGATCACTGTGGCAAGCCGGATATTGCCCGCGGCGCGCGGCACTGGGCAGAACAGGTTGCTCCGCTGGCGGCGTTACCGCATGTGGCGTGCAAATTATCCGGCCTGATTACCGAAGCCGGGCAAGGATGGCAACCCGAGACGTTATTACCGTTTATTGATGCGGCGTTATCGCTGTTTGGGCCGGAGCGCCTGATGTTTGGCTCCGATTGGCCAGTGTGTCGGCTGGCGGGCGACTACGCGCAGGTTCACTCGCTATGCGAACAGGCGATCGGCGGGCTGTCGGCAGATGAACAGGACGCCATTCGCGGCGGAACCGCGAGCCGCATCTATCAACTGGAGGTTTAA
- a CDS encoding L-fuconate dehydratase, producing MTVITQLRVEDVRFPTSAHLDGSDAMNPDPDYSAAYVILETDSPDLSGYGLTFTIGRGNEICCAAIEALSALVVGRSLESIAADMGRFWREITGDSQLRWIGPDKGAIHLATGAVVNAVWDLWARSEGKPVWQLVADMTPEELVRCIDFRYLTDCITPQEALQLLQKRAEGKAQRREALAAHGYPCYTTSAGWLGYDDQKLRRLCQQAIDAGFSHIKLKVGHDLEDDIRRVRIAREVIGPDRQLMIDANQVWEVDDAIRWVNSLAFAKPWFIEEPTSPDDIEGHRKIREGVHPVKVATGEMCQNRIIFKQLIMRGAIDVVQIDACRLGGVNEVLAVMLMAAKYNLPVCPHAGGVGLCEYVQHLSMIDYLVIAGSHEGRVIEYVDHLHEHFKHPCEIKGAAYMPPQAPGFSIEMYPASIEQYRFRGRQA from the coding sequence ATGACCGTTATTACGCAATTGCGCGTTGAAGATGTGCGCTTTCCAACATCGGCTCATCTTGATGGATCCGATGCGATGAACCCCGATCCGGATTATTCGGCAGCCTACGTCATTCTGGAAACCGACAGTCCAGACCTGAGCGGTTATGGTCTGACGTTTACTATTGGTCGCGGCAATGAAATCTGTTGTGCGGCGATCGAAGCGCTGTCGGCGCTGGTGGTGGGGCGTTCGCTGGAATCCATCGCGGCTGATATGGGGCGCTTTTGGCGTGAAATCACGGGCGACAGCCAATTACGTTGGATCGGGCCGGATAAGGGCGCGATCCATCTGGCAACCGGCGCGGTGGTCAATGCGGTGTGGGATCTGTGGGCCCGTTCGGAAGGTAAACCGGTGTGGCAATTGGTGGCGGATATGACGCCTGAAGAGCTAGTCCGGTGTATTGATTTCCGCTACCTGACCGACTGTATTACGCCGCAAGAAGCGCTGCAATTGTTGCAAAAACGCGCCGAAGGCAAAGCACAGCGCCGGGAGGCATTAGCCGCGCATGGTTACCCGTGCTACACCACCTCCGCTGGTTGGCTGGGCTATGACGACCAGAAACTCCGCCGTCTGTGCCAGCAAGCCATCGATGCCGGTTTCTCGCATATCAAACTGAAAGTGGGCCACGACCTGGAAGATGACATTCGTCGTGTGCGCATTGCGCGTGAAGTGATTGGCCCGGATCGTCAGTTAATGATCGATGCCAATCAAGTCTGGGAAGTGGACGATGCGATCCGCTGGGTGAATTCATTGGCCTTCGCTAAGCCGTGGTTTATTGAAGAGCCGACCAGCCCGGATGATATTGAAGGCCATCGCAAAATCCGTGAAGGGGTACACCCGGTCAAAGTCGCCACTGGCGAAATGTGCCAAAACCGCATAATTTTCAAACAGTTAATCATGCGCGGTGCAATCGATGTTGTACAGATCGACGCGTGTCGTCTGGGGGGCGTCAACGAAGTGCTGGCGGTGATGTTAATGGCGGCGAAATACAACTTGCCGGTGTGCCCACACGCGGGCGGCGTGGGGTTGTGTGAATACGTCCAGCATCTGTCGATGATCGATTATCTGGTGATTGCCGGTAGCCACGAAGGACGAGTCATTGAATACGTCGATCACCTGCATGAACACTTTAAACATCCCTGTGAGATTAAAGGCGCGGCCTATATGCCGCCGCAGGCGCCGGGCTTCTCGATCGAAATGTATCCGGCCTCAATTGAGCAATATCGCTTCCGGGGGCGCCAGGCATGA
- a CDS encoding FadR/GntR family transcriptional regulator, protein MPITRLENPRIYRQIADQLRDLIEQGEFPPGSRLPAERELARQLQVSRASVREALIALEVVGLVDVKVGNGVVVKARPTGSARQQPSPNSGQEVDNELGIDIDFNAELPPFSLLQARRLIEPEAAALAARNASEEHLTLIRAAWEQNRADNLAGSHTHPGDRLFHIRIAQASGNQTYAFIIAHLLGHRYGTMFRMLQRRYTPQDMPHRSEIEHLAILEALEARDARRARSAMKNHLDQVIAIFSRE, encoded by the coding sequence ATGCCGATAACCAGACTGGAAAACCCAAGAATTTACAGGCAAATAGCCGATCAATTGCGGGATTTAATCGAACAAGGCGAATTTCCGCCCGGCAGCCGGTTACCGGCAGAGCGCGAATTGGCTCGTCAGTTACAGGTGAGCCGCGCTTCGGTGCGAGAGGCGTTAATTGCGCTCGAAGTGGTGGGTTTGGTAGATGTCAAAGTAGGTAACGGCGTGGTGGTCAAGGCTCGGCCTACCGGCAGCGCCCGGCAACAACCCTCGCCTAATTCCGGGCAAGAAGTGGACAATGAGCTAGGCATTGATATTGATTTTAATGCCGAGCTACCGCCCTTTTCACTGTTGCAGGCGCGCCGGTTAATTGAGCCGGAAGCCGCCGCGTTGGCGGCGCGTAACGCCAGTGAAGAACACCTCACCTTGATTCGCGCCGCGTGGGAACAGAACCGCGCCGACAATCTCGCCGGTTCGCACACGCATCCCGGCGATCGCCTGTTCCATATCCGTATCGCTCAGGCCAGCGGCAACCAAACCTATGCGTTTATCATCGCGCATCTCCTCGGGCACCGGTACGGCACCATGTTTCGCATGCTACAACGCCGTTACACGCCACAGGATATGCCGCACCGTTCGGAGATCGAACATCTGGCGATCCTTGAGGCGCTGGAAGCGCGCGATGCGCGGCGTGCGCGCAGCGCAATGAAAAACCACCTCGATCAGGTGATCGCGATTTTTTCGCGTGAATAG